A section of the Rhodospirillales bacterium genome encodes:
- a CDS encoding flagellar basal body L-ring protein FlgH, with translation MIRTLGLAMAATLALAACSSVDRLASIGEKPIQSPVQNPTARPGYQPVSMPMPAPEYIEHQANSLWAGGSRKTFFKDQRAKDIGDILTVTINIADEAKMKNETTRDRAASENSALGHALGYESYLGKVLPNAVDPTALLSGDTASAHKGTGEIKRNEDIKLKVAAIVSQILPNGNMVISGRQEMRVNYENRILAISGVIRPEDISIDNTIPYEKIAEARVDYGGRGQLTDVQQPRYGQQVLDVISPF, from the coding sequence ATGATCCGGACCTTAGGGCTCGCCATGGCGGCGACGCTGGCGCTTGCCGCCTGCTCTTCGGTCGACCGTTTGGCCAGCATCGGCGAAAAACCGATCCAGTCGCCGGTCCAGAATCCGACCGCTCGCCCCGGCTACCAGCCGGTAAGCATGCCGATGCCCGCGCCAGAATACATCGAACATCAGGCCAACAGCCTGTGGGCCGGCGGCTCGCGCAAGACCTTCTTCAAGGACCAGCGCGCCAAGGATATCGGCGACATTCTGACCGTCACCATCAACATCGCCGACGAGGCGAAGATGAAAAACGAAACCACGCGCGACCGCGCCGCGTCCGAAAATTCGGCGCTCGGCCACGCACTGGGGTATGAAAGCTATCTTGGCAAGGTGCTTCCGAACGCAGTCGACCCCACGGCGCTGCTCAGCGGCGATACCGCCTCGGCCCACAAGGGCACCGGCGAGATCAAGCGTAACGAGGACATCAAACTCAAGGTCGCAGCGATCGTTTCGCAAATCCTGCCCAACGGCAACATGGTCATATCCGGCCGCCAGGAAATGCGCGTCAACTACGAAAACCGGATCCTCGCGATCAGTGGCGTGATCCGGCCCGAGGACATCTCGATCGACAACACGATTCCTTACGAAAAAATCGCCGAGGCCCGCGTCGATTACGGCGGCCGCGGCCAGCTGACGGATGTCCAGCAACCCCGTTACGGGCAACAGGTGCTCGACGTCATCAGCCCGTTCTGA